From the Serratia nematodiphila DZ0503SBS1 genome, one window contains:
- the phoQ gene encoding two-component system sensor histidine kinase PhoQ has translation MFNKNKKPFSLRARFLMATAGVILALSLSYGLVAVVGYIVSFDKTAFRLLRGESNLFFSLAQWKDNKLTIAIPPDLDLNFPTLVFIYDDKGNLLWSQRKVPELEKLINKEWLQESGFYEIDTDTRISSEVLGDNPKAQDQLKNYDDTDQNALTHSVAVNTYAATPRLPALTIVVVDSIPQELQRSDVVWEWFSYVLLANLLLVVPLLWLAAYWSLRPIKALVNQVGELENGERDQLDENPPSELRGLVRNLNILVRNERQRYTKYRTTLSDLTHSLKTPLAVLQSTLRSLRSGKQTTIEEAEPIMLDQIGRISQQIGYYLHRASINSGQTVLTREIHSVPALLDSLVVALNKVYQRKGVAITLDISPEVTFMGEKNDFMEVMGNVLENACKYCLEFVEITSLHSEKNLTIVIDDDGPGIPESKRQLIFQRGQRVDTLRPGQGLGLSVAAEIIEQYDGEIVISDSPLGGARMQVTFARQHDTHHNE, from the coding sequence ATGTTCAACAAGAATAAAAAACCGTTTTCGCTGCGTGCCCGCTTCCTGATGGCGACCGCCGGGGTGATCCTGGCGCTGTCGCTCTCTTACGGTTTGGTGGCGGTCGTCGGCTATATCGTCAGCTTCGACAAAACCGCCTTCCGTCTGCTGCGCGGCGAGAGCAACCTGTTCTTCAGCCTGGCGCAGTGGAAAGACAACAAGCTCACCATCGCCATTCCCCCCGATCTCGATCTCAACTTCCCGACGCTGGTCTTTATCTACGACGATAAAGGCAACCTGCTGTGGAGCCAGCGCAAGGTGCCGGAACTCGAGAAGCTGATCAACAAGGAATGGCTGCAGGAGTCCGGCTTCTACGAAATTGACACCGATACCCGCATCAGTAGCGAAGTGCTGGGGGATAACCCCAAAGCGCAGGATCAGCTGAAGAATTATGACGATACCGATCAGAACGCGCTGACCCACTCGGTGGCGGTCAACACCTATGCCGCCACGCCTCGCCTGCCGGCGCTGACCATCGTGGTGGTCGACAGCATTCCGCAGGAGCTGCAGCGATCCGACGTGGTGTGGGAGTGGTTCAGCTACGTGCTGTTGGCCAACCTGCTGCTGGTGGTGCCGCTGCTGTGGCTGGCGGCCTACTGGAGCCTGCGGCCGATCAAGGCGCTGGTCAATCAGGTGGGCGAGCTGGAGAACGGCGAGCGCGATCAGCTCGACGAAAATCCGCCCAGCGAGCTGCGCGGGCTGGTGCGCAATCTGAACATTCTGGTGCGCAACGAGCGCCAGCGCTACACCAAATATCGCACCACCCTGTCGGATCTGACCCACAGCCTGAAAACGCCGCTGGCGGTGCTGCAAAGCACCCTGCGCTCGCTGCGCAGCGGCAAGCAAACCACCATCGAAGAAGCCGAGCCGATCATGCTGGATCAGATCGGGCGCATCTCGCAGCAGATCGGTTACTACCTGCACCGAGCCAGCATCAACTCCGGCCAGACGGTGTTGACGCGCGAGATCCACTCGGTGCCGGCGCTGCTCGACAGCCTGGTGGTGGCGCTGAACAAGGTTTACCAGCGCAAAGGGGTGGCGATCACGCTGGACATCTCGCCGGAAGTGACCTTTATGGGCGAGAAGAACGATTTTATGGAAGTGATGGGCAACGTGTTGGAAAACGCCTGCAAATACTGCCTGGAGTTCGTGGAGATCACCTCGCTGCACTCCGAGAAAAACCTCACCATCGTTATCGACGACGACGGCCCGGGCATCCCGGAAAGCAAGCGCCAGCTGATTTTCCAGCGCGGCCAGCGGGTGGATACCCTGCGCCCCGGCCAGGGCCTTGGCCTGTCGGTGGCGGCGGAGATCATCGAGCAATACGACGGCGAAATCGTCATCAGCGACAGCCCGCTCGGCGGCGCGCGCATGCAGGTCACCTTCGCCCGCCAGCACGACACCCACCACAACGAGTAA
- a CDS encoding cupin domain-containing protein, which yields MDYQLDLDWNDFLQRYWQKRPVILKRGFKNFIDPISPDELAGLAMENEVDSRLVSHQDGRWQVAHGPFESFDHLSENNWSLLVQAVDHWHEPSAALMRPFRQLPDWRMDDLMISFSVPGGGVGPHLDQYDVFIIQGTGRRRWRVGEKTPLKQHCPHPDLLQVEPFDAIIDEEMEPGDILYIPPGFPHEGYALENALNYSVGFRAPNGRELVSGFADYVLARELGSKRYADPDVKLREHPAEILPQEVDALRQMMLDLVQQPEHFQHWFGEFISQSRHELDLAPPEPPYQAGEIYELLQQGEALQRLGGLRVLRVGDRCFVNGELIDTDQLQAADTLCQHFSVDAALLGDAVDDPSFLALLTALVNSGYWYFND from the coding sequence ATGGATTATCAATTAGATCTGGACTGGAACGATTTTTTGCAACGTTATTGGCAAAAGCGTCCGGTGATTCTGAAGCGCGGCTTCAAAAACTTTATCGATCCGATCTCCCCGGATGAGCTGGCCGGGCTGGCGATGGAAAACGAAGTGGACAGCCGTCTGGTCAGCCACCAGGACGGCCGTTGGCAGGTTGCGCACGGCCCCTTCGAGAGCTTCGACCACCTGAGCGAAAACAACTGGTCGCTGCTGGTGCAGGCGGTAGATCACTGGCATGAGCCTTCCGCCGCGCTGATGCGCCCGTTCCGCCAACTGCCGGACTGGCGGATGGATGACCTGATGATCTCCTTCTCGGTGCCGGGCGGCGGCGTCGGCCCGCACCTCGATCAGTACGACGTGTTCATCATTCAGGGCACCGGCCGCCGCCGTTGGCGCGTCGGGGAAAAAACGCCGCTGAAACAGCACTGCCCGCACCCGGATCTGCTGCAGGTCGAACCGTTCGACGCCATCATCGACGAAGAGATGGAGCCGGGCGACATTCTCTATATTCCGCCGGGCTTCCCGCATGAAGGCTACGCGCTGGAAAACGCGCTCAACTACTCGGTGGGCTTCCGCGCGCCGAACGGCCGTGAGCTGGTGAGCGGCTTCGCCGACTACGTGCTGGCGCGCGAGCTGGGCAGCAAGCGCTACGCCGATCCGGACGTTAAACTGCGCGAACACCCGGCGGAGATCCTGCCGCAGGAAGTGGACGCCTTACGGCAGATGATGCTGGATCTGGTGCAACAGCCGGAACACTTCCAGCACTGGTTCGGCGAGTTTATCTCCCAGTCGCGCCACGAGCTGGATCTGGCGCCGCCGGAGCCGCCGTATCAGGCCGGGGAAATCTACGAACTGCTGCAACAGGGTGAAGCGCTGCAGCGCCTGGGCGGATTGCGCGTGCTGCGCGTCGGCGATCGCTGCTTCGTCAACGGCGAGCTGATCGACACCGACCAGCTGCAGGCCGCAGACACCCTGTGCCAGCACTTCAGCGTCGATGCCGCCCTGCTCGGCGACGCGGTGGACGATCCGTCGTTCCTGGCGCTGCTGACCGCGCTGGTCAACAGCGGCTATTGGTACTTTAACGACTGA
- a CDS encoding DUF1656 domain-containing protein has product MAFPNILKTLIESWLLYKIVLSVIKHLSFWKNVWHKPLFCFSLYLMSLSLFTRWI; this is encoded by the coding sequence ATGGCCTTTCCAAACATTCTCAAGACATTAATCGAATCTTGGTTGTTGTATAAAATAGTGTTATCTGTAATTAAGCATTTAAGCTTCTGGAAAAACGTATGGCATAAACCTCTTTTCTGTTTTTCGCTCTACTTAATGAGCCTCTCACTATTTACTCGCTGGATCTGA
- a CDS encoding efflux RND transporter periplasmic adaptor subunit — MKTTRNIYLTLLIFVLGCISVYAVYSKQVYGLWTRDGRVRSDVIALSSEVNGYVESVYVHDNQPVKKGQLLFVVDEREYKIIAAESYHAMQSKKVEVSRLKNRYNRRKGLAGEVISQEDVENAALNYAMALANYSSAVEENRKAELALSKTRIYAPTDGYITNLLIHPGDYLNAGKNIVSIVKKDSFYVYAYFQEDQIQRIKPNQKAKIILLNKNNQYEGRVDSISRGIIDSSDKSSTGELHDINPTFEWVRLPMRIPVRIVIDPHEKGYEALISGMTCTVEIVEEQ, encoded by the coding sequence ATGAAAACCACCAGAAATATTTACCTGACATTACTGATATTTGTTCTAGGGTGTATCTCTGTTTACGCTGTTTATTCGAAACAAGTATACGGTCTATGGACCCGCGATGGCAGAGTGAGGAGTGACGTCATTGCCTTGTCGAGCGAGGTCAACGGCTATGTGGAAAGTGTCTATGTGCATGATAACCAACCCGTTAAAAAAGGGCAGCTGTTATTTGTCGTTGATGAACGCGAATACAAAATCATCGCCGCAGAAAGTTATCACGCCATGCAGTCAAAAAAGGTTGAAGTCAGTCGTCTAAAAAATAGGTATAACCGACGAAAGGGTTTGGCCGGAGAGGTCATCAGCCAAGAAGATGTAGAAAACGCCGCACTGAACTACGCAATGGCACTGGCGAACTATTCATCAGCGGTTGAGGAAAACCGCAAAGCGGAACTTGCTCTAAGTAAAACTAGAATTTATGCCCCCACCGACGGCTATATTACCAACCTGCTTATTCACCCCGGCGATTATCTGAATGCGGGAAAAAACATTGTCTCAATCGTAAAAAAGGACTCTTTCTATGTATATGCCTATTTCCAAGAGGATCAGATCCAAAGAATCAAGCCTAATCAGAAAGCAAAAATTATCCTGCTGAATAAAAATAATCAATATGAAGGGAGAGTCGACAGCATCTCCCGCGGCATCATTGACAGTAGCGATAAAAGCAGCACCGGTGAGTTACACGATATCAATCCGACATTTGAGTGGGTTCGCCTGCCAATGAGGATCCCCGTGCGCATCGTTATCGATCCCCACGAAAAAGGCTACGAAGCACTGATCTCCGGCATGACCTGCACGGTGGAAATCGTCGAGGAACAATGA
- a CDS encoding FUSC family protein, whose product MKISLSALRIIHLSIAIFIIQLCSFYFSIDGVATSIMSAIVVSQSFVGTLYLKARNRLIGTGLGILFSFIAAFLFPENPFFFIGLSLLWVTTMTVVSSFVMSENTYIYQLAGYTYAFISIPVLGDPQRAFHNLIFRATDVTMGMGILVVTSLLMFMHYSNFNVNERILSIYRGALLLHKKIARRQEVSLDELKGNFNNVSELIANKTIIKYESAFSLRSANLFDRFSYVALMAFFYANTLRHSLRIGGEISVNIQRDYDNIVTQSVRYKREWGKFRDKAIDRPHRFPEYKSVSQALQRGIRTLLVSVLLFTLWYLSGWDGGSDMTILGIVYIVLLSSFPAPLSAAKEIFNGTIQGVIGAWIYIHFIYGFSYAYTQPAIYFFSQLPFMIYGGRLLVESKTFLIGITFLTQFYFSVQPSNGEPVSFSVFMQSSLGGIAGVGIAGLGLVMLFPESKKIKNRDLIKDAITLILQDIKKESFDLHAQLKSMHDKLRRSAMLIAHTRDDFSVLADLMSLYIIMCHVKFHRLENTPLLPLIRQLQLWAKEGILHVDPDCAGALQAQIAEESGELKRVSLCILSIINEIGAVYEE is encoded by the coding sequence ATGAAAATATCACTAAGCGCGCTGCGCATCATCCATCTCAGTATCGCCATATTTATTATTCAACTGTGCTCCTTTTACTTTAGCATCGACGGTGTCGCCACCTCCATCATGAGTGCAATTGTCGTTTCACAGTCTTTTGTCGGCACCCTATATCTCAAGGCCAGAAACCGGCTGATCGGCACCGGGTTGGGGATATTGTTCTCTTTTATTGCTGCGTTCCTGTTTCCGGAAAATCCATTCTTTTTCATTGGCCTCTCGCTTCTGTGGGTAACGACCATGACTGTGGTGTCGAGCTTTGTCATGAGCGAAAATACCTATATATATCAGCTTGCCGGATATACATACGCATTCATATCCATCCCGGTACTGGGAGACCCACAGAGGGCATTCCATAACTTAATTTTTCGCGCTACTGATGTCACGATGGGTATGGGGATACTCGTGGTCACTTCCCTGCTTATGTTTATGCACTACAGCAACTTCAATGTGAACGAGAGGATTCTGTCCATCTATAGAGGCGCGCTGCTACTGCACAAAAAGATCGCCAGAAGGCAAGAGGTATCTCTCGATGAACTTAAGGGTAACTTCAATAATGTCTCGGAACTTATCGCCAATAAAACCATTATCAAATATGAGTCCGCATTTAGCCTGCGTTCCGCAAACCTGTTTGACCGCTTTTCCTATGTGGCCCTGATGGCATTTTTCTACGCCAACACACTGCGACACTCGTTGCGTATTGGTGGTGAAATCTCCGTCAATATTCAGCGCGACTACGACAACATCGTGACCCAATCGGTACGTTATAAAAGAGAGTGGGGAAAATTTCGCGATAAGGCGATTGACCGACCTCATCGCTTTCCGGAGTACAAATCGGTTTCCCAAGCGTTACAGCGTGGAATCAGAACCTTGTTGGTATCCGTATTGCTGTTTACGTTGTGGTACCTGTCAGGGTGGGATGGCGGGAGTGATATGACCATTCTGGGCATTGTCTATATCGTCCTGCTCTCATCTTTCCCTGCCCCCTTGAGTGCAGCCAAAGAGATTTTTAACGGTACGATCCAGGGCGTCATTGGTGCGTGGATTTATATTCATTTCATCTATGGTTTTAGCTATGCCTATACGCAGCCTGCCATTTACTTCTTTTCTCAACTGCCATTTATGATTTACGGTGGCAGGCTGCTGGTCGAAAGTAAGACATTCTTAATCGGTATCACCTTCCTGACACAGTTTTACTTCTCTGTTCAACCTTCCAACGGTGAGCCGGTCAGTTTCTCCGTCTTTATGCAGAGTTCTCTGGGGGGGATTGCCGGCGTAGGCATTGCAGGCCTGGGGCTGGTTATGCTGTTTCCAGAAAGCAAAAAAATCAAAAATCGCGATCTGATAAAAGATGCAATAACGCTCATTCTCCAGGACATTAAAAAGGAAAGTTTTGACCTCCATGCCCAGCTAAAAAGCATGCACGATAAACTGCGCAGAAGTGCAATGTTGATCGCGCACACCCGTGATGACTTTAGCGTTTTAGCCGACCTGATGTCGTTGTACATCATCATGTGTCATGTAAAATTTCACAGGCTTGAAAATACGCCGCTTTTACCGTTAATCCGTCAGTTGCAGCTGTGGGCCAAAGAGGGCATTCTTCATGTGGACCCAGACTGTGCAGGCGCACTACAGGCACAGATAGCAGAAGAGAGTGGTGAGTTGAAGAGAGTTTCCCTGTGTATTCTCTCAATTATAAATGAGATTGGAGCCGTTTATGAAGAATAA
- a CDS encoding AraC family transcriptional regulator: MKNKNYHNSLLEGLKISDEYISVLSASLTANTEVVLHKHDWGQLNVINIGVMEININNEESLIAPWQYSVWIPPGILHSSYNEKNTDYCSISIPAKYCHRLSATPCIIEVSEINRAIINDLLDRHVDILANDKDLNLSNVIIDQLEESSKRLTYLPSTTDKYISPIIEYLHNNPGDNCTLQQWGKKVFASEKTLSRRFNEKLHMPFREWRSRLRFIHSLSLLKTSMTIQEIAWQLGYGNPSSFIIMFEKISGTTPDRYRKNLFIQP; the protein is encoded by the coding sequence ATGAAGAATAAAAACTACCATAATTCGCTGCTGGAAGGATTAAAGATATCCGATGAATATATTAGCGTACTTAGCGCTTCTCTAACGGCAAACACCGAAGTGGTACTGCATAAACACGATTGGGGTCAGCTTAATGTCATCAATATTGGCGTTATGGAGATCAACATTAACAATGAGGAAAGCCTCATCGCGCCCTGGCAATACTCAGTGTGGATCCCCCCTGGCATTCTGCATTCCAGCTATAACGAGAAAAATACGGACTACTGCTCAATCTCGATTCCCGCTAAATATTGCCATCGTTTATCTGCCACGCCGTGCATTATTGAGGTTTCAGAAATAAATCGAGCTATCATTAACGACCTCTTAGACCGTCACGTGGACATCCTGGCCAATGATAAAGATCTCAATCTTTCGAATGTCATTATCGACCAACTGGAAGAGAGCTCAAAAAGGCTAACTTACTTGCCGAGCACTACAGATAAATATATAAGCCCGATCATTGAATACCTGCACAATAATCCGGGTGATAACTGTACGCTGCAGCAGTGGGGTAAGAAAGTCTTCGCCTCAGAAAAAACGCTCTCCAGAAGATTTAACGAGAAATTACACATGCCATTTCGTGAATGGCGTTCGCGCCTGCGTTTTATCCACTCACTGTCTTTGTTGAAAACCAGTATGACCATTCAAGAAATCGCCTGGCAATTAGGATATGGGAATCCATCTTCCTTTATTATCATGTTTGAGAAAATATCTGGAACCACACCTGACCGATATCGTAAAAATCTCTTTATTCAGCCATAG
- a CDS encoding DUF1471 domain-containing protein — MSSFVYHKENFYRKIFTHSRNHTNGELTMKKIIIFSAIIFSAASMAATEVTFSTPLPAGKNKIGSVSYSNPNASTSEIIQGLSDQADKMGGAYFKITSLEVASNSRGTAIVYK, encoded by the coding sequence ATGTCTTCTTTTGTTTATCACAAAGAAAATTTTTATCGTAAAATATTTACACATTCAAGAAATCATACAAATGGAGAACTTACCATGAAGAAAATAATTATTTTCAGCGCAATCATTTTCTCTGCTGCCAGCATGGCTGCGACTGAGGTGACATTTTCAACACCGCTTCCTGCTGGAAAAAATAAAATTGGCAGTGTCAGTTACAGTAATCCTAACGCTTCCACATCAGAGATTATCCAGGGGTTATCTGACCAAGCAGATAAAATGGGGGGTGCTTACTTCAAAATAACCTCATTGGAAGTGGCAAGTAATTCACGTGGAACCGCGATTGTTTATAAATAG
- the pepT gene encoding peptidase T, with protein MDKLLDRFFNYVSFDTQSKANVKHVPSTDGQLKLARALQQEMIALGFERVSLSEHGCVMGTWPGNVAWPVPAVGFIAHLDTSPDFSGKHVNPQIVENYRGGDIALGIGDEVLSPVMFPILHQMLGQTLITTDGKTLLGADDKAGIAEILTAMVRLRARKIPHGDIRVAFTPDEEVGKGAQLFDVAAFNAEWAYTVDGGGVGELECENFNAASVTIKILGNSVHPGSAKGVMVNALSLATRIHQALPADEAAETTEGYQGFYHLSSIKGSVERAEMHYILRDFEREGFEARKRKMVDIAREVGKGLPRDCYIEVSIEDSYYNMREQVAEHPHVIALAQQAMRDCDIEPVMKPIRGGTDGAQLSFRGLPCPNLFTGGYNYHGKHEFVTLEGMEQAVAVIMRIAALAAERAR; from the coding sequence ATGGACAAATTACTTGACCGCTTTTTCAACTACGTCTCTTTCGACACCCAGTCCAAAGCGAACGTAAAGCATGTGCCGAGCACCGACGGGCAGTTGAAGCTGGCGCGTGCGTTGCAGCAGGAAATGATCGCGCTCGGCTTCGAGCGGGTGTCGCTCAGCGAACACGGCTGCGTGATGGGCACCTGGCCGGGTAACGTCGCCTGGCCGGTGCCGGCGGTCGGTTTCATCGCCCATCTGGATACTTCGCCGGATTTCAGTGGCAAGCACGTCAATCCGCAGATCGTCGAGAACTATCGCGGCGGCGACATTGCGCTCGGCATCGGTGATGAAGTGCTGTCGCCGGTGATGTTCCCGATCCTGCACCAGATGCTGGGGCAGACGCTGATCACCACCGACGGCAAAACGCTGCTGGGCGCCGACGACAAGGCGGGCATCGCCGAGATCCTCACCGCCATGGTGCGCCTGCGCGCTCGCAAGATCCCGCACGGCGACATCCGCGTGGCCTTCACTCCGGACGAGGAGGTGGGCAAGGGGGCGCAGCTGTTCGACGTGGCGGCCTTCAATGCGGAATGGGCCTACACGGTGGACGGCGGCGGCGTCGGCGAGCTGGAGTGCGAAAACTTCAACGCCGCCTCGGTGACGATCAAAATCCTCGGCAACAGCGTACACCCCGGCAGCGCCAAGGGAGTGATGGTCAACGCGCTGTCGCTGGCCACCCGCATTCATCAGGCGCTGCCGGCGGACGAAGCGGCGGAGACCACCGAAGGCTACCAGGGCTTTTATCATCTCAGCAGCATCAAGGGCAGCGTGGAGCGCGCCGAAATGCACTACATTCTGCGCGACTTCGAGCGCGAAGGGTTCGAGGCGCGCAAGCGCAAGATGGTGGACATCGCCCGTGAGGTCGGCAAAGGCCTGCCGCGCGATTGCTATATCGAAGTCAGCATCGAAGACAGCTATTACAACATGCGCGAACAGGTGGCGGAGCACCCGCACGTGATCGCGCTGGCGCAGCAGGCGATGCGCGATTGCGACATCGAACCGGTGATGAAGCCGATCCGCGGCGGCACCGACGGCGCGCAGCTGTCGTTCCGCGGCCTGCCGTGCCCGAACCTGTTCACCGGCGGCTACAACTACCACGGCAAGCACGAGTTCGTGACGCTGGAGGGCATGGAGCAAGCGGTGGCGGTGATCATGCGCATCGCGGCGCTGGCCGCCGAGCGGGCGCGGTAA
- the potA gene encoding spermidine/putrescine ABC transporter ATP-binding protein PotA yields the protein MTETSSPTPLVELHALSKAFDGKTIIADLDLTINHGEFLTILGPSGCGKTTVLRLIAGLEDADVGRIVLDGQDITAIPAEHRHVNTVFQSYALFPHMSVFDNVAFGLRMQKVPAAELTPRVEEALRMVQLDDFAKRRPGQLSGGQQQRVAIARAVVNKPKVLLLDESLSALDYKLRKQMQNELKALQRKLGITFVFVTHDQEEALTMSDRIVVMREGRIEQDGTPREIYEEPKNLFVASFIGEINIFDAVVLQRLDPQRVRANVEGRECDIYADLPVEPGQKLKVLLRPEDLRVEEVNDSAQHDGLIGYVRERNYKGMTLESVVELESGKTVMVSEFFNEDDPDVDHSLNQKMAVTWVESWEVVLADEEIA from the coding sequence ATGACTGAGACATCCTCTCCGACTCCCCTTGTTGAACTGCATGCCCTGAGCAAAGCGTTCGATGGCAAAACCATCATTGCCGATCTGGATCTGACGATTAACCACGGCGAATTCCTCACCATTCTCGGCCCCTCCGGCTGTGGCAAAACCACGGTGCTGCGCCTGATCGCCGGTCTGGAAGACGCCGATGTGGGCCGCATCGTGCTCGACGGCCAGGACATCACCGCCATTCCGGCCGAACATCGCCACGTCAACACCGTGTTTCAAAGCTACGCTCTGTTTCCGCACATGTCGGTGTTCGACAACGTCGCCTTCGGCCTGCGCATGCAAAAGGTGCCGGCGGCGGAACTGACGCCGCGCGTCGAAGAGGCGCTGCGCATGGTGCAGCTGGACGACTTTGCCAAGCGGCGGCCGGGCCAGCTCTCCGGCGGCCAACAGCAGCGCGTGGCCATCGCCCGCGCGGTGGTCAACAAGCCGAAGGTGCTGCTGCTGGACGAATCGCTGTCGGCGCTGGACTACAAGCTGCGCAAGCAGATGCAGAACGAACTGAAAGCGCTGCAGCGCAAACTGGGCATCACCTTCGTGTTCGTCACCCACGATCAGGAAGAGGCGCTGACCATGTCGGATCGCATCGTGGTGATGCGCGAAGGCCGCATTGAGCAGGACGGCACGCCGCGTGAGATCTACGAAGAGCCGAAGAACCTGTTCGTCGCCAGCTTCATCGGCGAGATCAACATCTTCGACGCGGTGGTCCTGCAACGCCTCGATCCGCAGCGGGTGCGCGCCAACGTGGAAGGCCGCGAGTGCGACATCTACGCCGATCTGCCGGTAGAGCCGGGCCAAAAGCTGAAGGTGCTGCTGCGTCCGGAGGATCTGCGGGTGGAAGAAGTGAACGACAGCGCGCAGCACGACGGGCTGATCGGCTACGTGCGCGAGCGCAACTACAAAGGCATGACGCTGGAATCGGTGGTCGAGCTGGAGAGCGGCAAAACGGTGATGGTCAGCGAATTCTTCAACGAAGACGATCCGGACGTCGATCACTCGCTCAATCAGAAGATGGCGGTAACCTGGGTTGAAAGCTGGGAGGTGGTGCTGGCCGATGAAGAAATCGCGTAA